The genomic segment TGATTGGCTAAGCTGTGGGATTATGAGAAAAATGACAGTCTTTGGTCGTCGCCCCAGTTGACCGGCACTAAAGTTTGTGGCCTCATCTTTTTAATTCTTAAGGTTCACACTTGACGCAGCAGCAAGTCTTGTTTGGTACCAAACCTCACATGCAGTATAAATTCCAGCTTTTGAAAAGGACAGCTTTTTgaacatttcctttttttttttttttttttttaggaaaaaaagaagttgattttctttcaaattttgtttgaaaattaaattataagCCTTTGGGATGTAAATTATCACGGGCCATTAAAACCCCAAccacttttatttatgttaagtAGTGCCAGTATTGTACTTTACATGTTCCGTTTTCACTCACTTATATGGTaatttcaaataaatctttatACAGTAAACATTAATTGTGAACTATGTAAAAATGGTAACTAAAACATGCTATTACTAGTTAAGCtgacatacataagtttttCTATATAGTTAGCTTATATAACTTTGAATCTTTATTTACTTCACTCTAATGAACAGAAAATACATACAACTTGAAAACTTCACCGTCGATGCTTGTAGTTGAAGTTgaatatatatttcaaaattatTGTTTCTAAAAGTGACAaactataattaattttttctttttgtggagAAAAAATCGCTGTTAATgctgtttttttctttcaaaaaactttttgccgagattttttttggaaaagtcACCCAAAGTTCTTTCACTTGATCCGTAAGtgtcactttttaaaaaaacgcgcgtattaaaaaaaaaaaaaattaataatgcgATGTGAAGTTTTTgcacaaattatatatataataaaataaattatttttatctttttgattAGAAACCTACAAGAAGTAAATCTTTGTGATAGTAATCAAACAATATCAATTCTAGCGATTTTTTCCAATCATTATTTAGATATTACTTTATTGTCTAAAggtataattaaaaaaaattaattaatttatatcttgattttctaagATGACATTTATTATGAGATAAAAAATTTAGTTGCGGTGATAATTATTAtaggatggagggagtaaaagtTAAGTACTGTTGGGGTATGTGCATGTGTACTATCACTGAGTCATTAAAAACCTCAACCAATTATGTTTATGGTAAGTTGTAGTACCGTACTTTCACATTTCTAATTTCCATTTTACTctcaaaaacaaacaaaattctCCATTGCAGTACGCTATTTCCTATCTCTGTTGTCTAAATCTCTTTGTCGTGCAGTACTACATCTACttctccaaaaaaataaataaattactttctataaaaaaaaaaaaaaagcatataaACTCCAAATCATCAATGATTTTCACTTAACAACCCAAATGGCACGTTTATTACAACCCCTTCTTTTTCTCAGTCTTTTTCTTCTAGTCATCATCTCACGCGCCGCCGCACGCCGCGATGCTGACGTGGATGCCGACTCATCTGTACCCTCAGATAAACCCCACTTAAGATCTCGACCGTTGGTTTTAGTTAAGATATGGTGTTTGATAATAGTGTTCTTTGGGACTTTTCTTGGTGGGATATCACCTTATTTTATGAAATGGAATGAAGGTTTTTTAGTTCTTGGTACACAATTTGCTGGTGGTGTTTTTTTAGGGACTGCAATTATGCATTTTTTAAGTGATTCTAATGAGACGTTTGGTGAATTAACAAGTAAAGAGTATCCTTTTGCGTTTATGTTGGCATGTGCTGGTTATTTGCTTACTATGTTGGCTGATTCTGTTATCTGTTTTGTTTATGCCAAACAGAgcaataacaatgataatattCAGCTTCAAGGTTAGTGCTTTTATTAGTTTTATTTAATGGAGCAGTAACTAATGTTTTACAGTTTGTTTTAGCACTTAGATTGATAGGACAAAATTTGATCTTTTTACTTTTTGCGCAGCTTTTCTGTATGTACAGTTTAGTTTTTGGAAAAAGGAATTATTCTGATCTAATATTAGTCAGATTAACACTTAAtaagcaaaaaattaaagaattgtATTATGTTGTTTATGCCAAACAGAGCAATAACAATGATAATGTTCAGCTCCAAGGTTTGTGCTTTTATtacttttattaattaattaatgttttATAGTGTGGTTGTTTTATCACTTTTGATTGATAAGACAAAATTGGAGCTGTATACTTTTTGTGCAGCTTATTCTATATAgagattttaatttttgtgaaaaaagaaTTGGTCTGATCTAATTTTGCTTGGGAAGTTGGTCAGATTAACAATTAATAAGCAAATATTTGTCAAACACAAGTATAAACATTAGTTATTAGTTTTAATAACTAATGTTTTACAGTGTGTTGTTTTAGcactttgatatgataaaatttgaactttatACTTTTTGTGCAGTTTTTCTATATGTAAAGTTTAATTtgtggaagaaaaaaatggtcTGATCTAATTTAGCTTCAGAAACTGGTTAGATTAACACTTAAGGGCTAAGGCCGCGTTTTGACATgaatatttttccctttttttttttttttgtgaaaaaaagaaatttaaaacagCTTTTGTTGTCCCattggactgattcaagtttgAAAAGTGGTGTTggccaaattttcaaatgaaTTCTTTTTTCCAGTCACAAAATTTCTAcctttttaaaagttaaatgtgtgtccaaacacaacttttttttttctttttcaaatacgATCTTTTCAAATATCACATTTTTATGTTCAAATGCCTACTTAATATGCAAATTTTGTCAAATACATTGGCATGAACAAAGTACTGGTGTCCTTTTGGTTGATTGTTCTATGTGCTTgtgatttggaacttgaatttatCCATCTTCTATCTTGCTTTATGAGTTAAACCATTTTACTTGCTTGGAATTGTCTTACAGTTGTGTTAAGTGGAATTTTTGATAAGTTATGTTGTTTGTTTGCTGCTGAAGCattttaaaggaaagaaaaaacatGTATAAAACTTTAGCATAGTGCTCAACAAAATTTTGTTAAGTTAATTGTAGCTTTGCTTAAAATTTGatagttttgtttctaaagcaTCATGCACCTACTTTTGAGGTTGACTATAGAAGTTTTACTAGTTTCTAAGTTACGTCTAATCTGGAGTAGCAGGAGAGATTCATGATCCATGACAGAgtattatttcttttctttttttcttctattttgacGGCAAGAATTGCCGGTGACGTGTAGATTGATTGCTTTTTCAACGTTTCTTTACTAATTAATCATCATGGTAGCTTTCTCTTTGAACATATTCCATTGTTTTTCATAATAAAAATACTCTATGCCTGTTATAGATCAATggtacaacaacatacccagtgtaatcccacaagtggagtctgGGGAGGGAGAGTGTAagtagaccttacccctaccttgggaggtagagaggttgtttccgatagacccaaCAATGATGTTCACTAGAAATTAGAGATCTCACAAACCATTGTGCAACATAATCCGTTTTGCAATACGATTTTAAATTATATCCATAGACAATGTGATGACCCTTATTTTTTGGATATACAAATTTCACTTATTATGAGTAGTTACCTTTTAAAATACTTGACGGTGTAAAAAGCTTTTACGATAGAGCAATCCTTTCTGATGCTTCAAATCCCGTGTTGTTTTCCAGGTGATACTGAAAATGGAAAAAACAATAGGACGGTCACACAAGGGCAGTCACAGGTTAGATAAGATCTtgatatttaagaaaatttcccTCTAAGAAGCCTCTTGTCTGCTCAGATTCCTTTTATTCTGTAAAGCTAATTTGTAAAGTTCAGTCCTTTGGAGAAATTCTCTTCTTGTTTGAGTGGCTAAATTAAAGggctttttttcatttttagccTGTCCGCTGAAATTAATTTCGggcgctagccaaaatatacaaaacctatgcattaattatacatattatatgtatatctgtgtgtattgtatatatattttgtgtatacgATATGAatactatatgtatatttatatgtatacattgtatatTTATACGTATACATTTGCTAGCTATTTTTCTTTTGAGGGCTCCAGAAATGTGATTCTCACAATTGCTTTCACAGGTCTGTGATGGCAGAGAAGATTACTTTTCAAAAGTACCTCTTGCAACAAAAGCTTCTTCACTTGGCGATAGCATCTTGTTGATCGTCGCGCTATGTTTCCATTCTGTCTTTGAGGGAATAGCCATCGGTGTTGCAGATTCACAAGCTGATGCTTGGAGAGCTCTATGGACTGTCTGTTTACACAAAATATTTGCTGCTATTGCAATGGGAATAGCTCTACTTAGGATGATCCCAAATCGCCCACTATTATCCTGTGCGGCATATGCTTTCGCCTTCGCCATTTCTAGTCCGATTGGCGTTGCCATCGGAATCATAATCGATGCGACGACTCAAGGGGTTGTAGCAGACTGGATCTTTGCAATATCAATGGGATTggcttgtggggtttttatttATGTGTCCATTAATCATTTGCTTTCCAAGGGATACAAGCCTCAGAAAATGGTGTTTATTGACAAGCCGTTTTTCAAGTTTTTGGCTGTTTCGTTAGGTGTTGGAGTGATTGCTGTGGTGATGATATGGGATACTTGAGTTTGTGTTTTGGATTATTTTGGGAGCAGTAGCAGAATAGGTGCCATTTTATTTTGAGAATACGTTATTGTTTCAAAAAGTTGGTATACATGGCACTGAGAGTGAATATACAGTACTAAAAAGTTGTGATAGTTTCAGGATTGTGTTTATTCCCTGTTATTTAAATGGAGTAATTTTCAAGAATACAAAAGAATTTTGTGGATCATTGCTAAATTTCATACTGGTTATCATAAAAAAGAATTCACTTTGGCCTATAAGGTAAGTTTGACATTTTAAAATGTACATTACCAAAATagactttttattttaaattgggAGTAAAGTAATATTATGTGATGGCAGTGTAGTGTTGGGTAAGAGTGGAACATCTTGGTGGCGCTTGGTGGGATTATATTAAGCAGTAGCAAATATTTAAGATTTCATATGAAGGTAAATGTAAATGACTTGACACCCGTAAGAGAAAATTCAATTGTTCTTTGTGATAAATGCAATTTAACTATCAGACTTTTGGTGAATTGACTATCATTGAAACCTatatagacaacatatgaatgAATTAAAATAATGACAACATATGCATGAATTAAATAATGACTTACATACTGGATGAATTATCTACCTTACTCATGTATAAAATTAAATGAGTAGGTAAGCGTTTGGGCGGATTTGGTTGAAGCTGAAAAAAGTTAGTTTAATATTTCACCAATATTTGCCTCAACACTCCTCAAGTACTGGTTGGTCATACATATTTTTGAGTACTAAACTTCAATATTTGTAAATACTGAAATACTCAATCATTTATGGCTAAGCGCGTTGAGATCACAACATTAGCagtacataaaagaaaagatagcaGTGgatctttgtaaatgtttgcaCCCGATATTTACACTAACTACAGgagaattcaagatttgaacaCGATAGATTCAACATTTATGTTTTTACTACTGAACTCATTGCACTTTTACAActataaattcaaaatttaatatttgttgaAAGTATAGTAATTTTTACGCACACACATACTATGTGTAAAAATATTAGATTCAGTTGAATCCGTTGAACCTATATTGCATCCAGCCTTGACACCAAACTATGTCAATTTATTGTGTGATTAAGTAGTTTAATGAGGTgagtatatattaattaatcatagtTAAGTTACAAGTCTATGTCAATACACATACAATCTTATAATCATTtggtataaatattttttgtgcggattgcccttcaaaggcactggtctttaatttttgcccctcgaagtgatggtctttaatttttgcccttcgcctaatactccGAGGTTCTCGGTTCGAAtgccagctcagtaaaaaaaagaaagaatttcgcaaggcagagatTTAGATTCGCAAGGCATTAAACTCTACCTCAggtagaattttgaatgcaaaactctacttCACATCGGATTCTAACCCTCAGGTGACTTCACTCACTTCAGAGACGATTAAAGACTAACAAAGGCAGGAGAGACGGAAACAACGGAAGAAGTCATCGTCGCATCATACCGGGTTAAGACCCTGGTCAAACTGATCTCTTCGGCAGGCGGAGGATGGTCTTATATTAGCAATGTTTTGTTCATGTCTCAAGCTTACCTCAGAAACAGAAACTCTGAAATTGATATAGAGGTAGAGGATGATACATCAATTGCCTTTGAAGGGGAATCGTGCAAATAAATTTTTATCATGGATACAATTCAAACGAGGCCCTTTTCCTTTACAGAAAGTCAAACTATGTTGGGGCATAAGTGTACATTTTAAGTCCTCAAGGGTCAAAGTGACTCCTAAATTGACTCACAAGTCCCAACCACCTCTATCAGAATCAAACCCCAGTACCCCACGACTCACAATCCACTTATACATCATCCAAAGTCTATAAGCGCCTACACAataaaaaaccccaaaataaaAGATCAATGCTTTTATGAaggttttacttgttttctccACAGCTACCACCATTAACTTCATAGAATGTGAACTCTGCAACTCTTTCTTCCCATTTTAACTATTTCTAAGGTACCAAACTCTTGTCTTTTTCACTTATACTTCATATTTTCACCATTTTACTTTCTTGGGGTTTCCTTATATAGGCCAAAGTTAAAGcaaaatcttttattttctagtatTTGACCAACATCacatgtttcttgaaaacccttCAAGGAGTTTGGACCCAAgttcaagaattgatgattatgatgactaTTTCACTTGTTGGGTTgttattttcttgctttagCAAAAACCCCTTTAAGTCAAATGTAGTTTTTTTGACTCCTAACCTTTAAAGTTTTTGACTTTTATGTGTAATTTATCATAGATCTTTGTAGTGGGGTGTTGGTTCAGAGTTTTGTGAAATACCCATTATTTGTTTGAGTTCCTAGAGGCAAATTAATGGTGCCTATTTCACTTGTTGGGTtgtttttttcttgcttcaGCAAAAACCCCATTAAATCATATAATGTTTTTTTGACTCCTAACCcttaaagtttgt from the Lycium ferocissimum isolate CSIRO_LF1 chromosome 11, AGI_CSIRO_Lferr_CH_V1, whole genome shotgun sequence genome contains:
- the LOC132035945 gene encoding zinc transporter 11, which codes for MARLLQPLLFLSLFLLVIISRAAARRDADVDADSSVPSDKPHLRSRPLVLVKIWCLIIVFFGTFLGGISPYFMKWNEGFLVLGTQFAGGVFLGTAIMHFLSDSNETFGELTSKEYPFAFMLACAGYLLTMLADSVICFVYAKQSNNNDNIQLQGDTENGKNNRTVTQGQSQVCDGREDYFSKVPLATKASSLGDSILLIVALCFHSVFEGIAIGVADSQADAWRALWTVCLHKIFAAIAMGIALLRMIPNRPLLSCAAYAFAFAISSPIGVAIGIIIDATTQGVVADWIFAISMGLACGVFIYVSINHLLSKGYKPQKMVFIDKPFFKFLAVSLGVGVIAVVMIWDT